A section of the Drosophila sechellia strain sech25 chromosome 3L, ASM438219v1, whole genome shotgun sequence genome encodes:
- the LOC6610734 gene encoding uncharacterized protein LOC6610734 codes for MGKKKVPVEDLVVPPQDTRICGTICICQMTLVLSSVALVYLTVAIYMPSTRAFKSGIDPTPVMCTTTRAVNKDNCEWGSCGEWCLSKTSGACIQIYVNLRSNGSNLIFQNCTNSANKTCYGIDQDRADKARCINDECKNLTGTFNCTAGQCLNITDAFECIFHNSDAPVKCSGRRGKINCMDISGLYSCSRGTCRKIRTPYNCDRRCVDIPTRNKNVVVLSGDKVYLSQCQNAINAETLEEVWNESSENVAMTSCYFIRHTSDQVDAVDCINGSTLETNMLSDLTNFTYLSHLHVSVATPVPEIAPPDVDLTISNESKLMINLEGCVNTLMDECKEFLKDFGRDGSDHNARARFPCFYSPGKKDVVVARFDLEVTYRQFVFASVVPSVLFVVSCSILIMCQTTVYVGDDAKMRFKGCVDTETVLNKNNVGAPTNGDMGGGGGDEVMAL; via the coding sequence ATGGgcaagaaaaaggtgcccgttGAGGACCTGGTGGTTCCACCGCAGGACACGCGAATATGCGGCACCATATGCATCTGCCAGATGACCCTGGTGCTAAGCTCGGTGGCTCTGGTCTACCTCACGGTGGCCATATACATGCCCTCCACCAGGGCCTTCAAAAGTGGCATCGATCCCACGCCGGTGATGTGCACCACCACGCGGGCGGTGAACAAGGACAACTGCGAGTGGGGCAGTTGTGGCGAGTGGTGCTTGAGCAAGACTTCCGGAGCATGCATCCAGATCTATGTGAATCTGCGCAGCAATGGCAGCAATCTCATATTCCAGAACTGCACCAACTCGGCCAATAAAACGTGCTATGGTATCGATCAGGATCGGGCGGACAAGGCCAGGTGCATCAATGATGAGTGCAAGAATCTGACGGGTACCTTCAATTGCACCGCTGGCCAGTGTCTGAACATCACGGATGCCTTCGAGTGCATCTTCCACAACAGCGATGCACCAGTCAAGTGTTCCGGCAGGCGGGGAAAGATCAACTGCATGGACATCAGCGGGCTGTACTCCTGCAGTCGAGGCACCTGCCGGAAGATCCGGACTCCCTACAACTGTGACCGGAGGTGCGTGGACATCCCCACACGGAACAAGAACGTGGTGGTCCTCAGCGGGGACAAAGTCTACCTGTCGCAGTGCCAGAATGCCATCAATGCCGAAACTCTGGAGGAGGTGTGGAACGAGTCCAGCGAAAATGTGGCCATGACATCGTGCTACTTCATCAGGCACACCTCGGACCAGGTGGATGCGGTGGACTGCATCAATGGCTCCACGCTGGAGACCAATATGCTCAGCGATCTGACCAACTTCACATATCTGAGCCACCTGCACGTGTCGGTGGCCACTCCGGTGCCGGAAATAGCACCACCCGATGTGGATCTCACCATTTCCAACGAGTCCAAGCTGATGATCAACCTGGAGGGGTGTGTGAACACCCTGATGGACGAGTGCAAGGAGTTCCTTAAGGACTTCGGACGCGATGGCAGCGACCACAATGCCCGGGCCCGCTTCCCGTGCTTCTATTCGCCCGGAAAGAAGGACGTGGTTGTGGCCCGTTTCGATCTGGAGGTCACCTATCGCCAGTTTGTGTTCGCCTCGGTGGTGCCATCGGTTCTGTTCGTGGTCTCGTGCTCCATCCTGATCATGTGCCAGACCACCGTCTACGTGGGCGACGATGCCAAGATGCGGTTCAAGGGATGTGTGGACACGGAGACGGTTCTGAACAAGAACAACGTGGGCGCACCCACCAACGGCGACATGGGCGGGGGCGGCGGCGATGAGGTTATGGCCCTATGA